The genome window GATCATCCTTGCTGGCTTCGGTGGTTCAAAAGATGATGCACTGGGTTTGACTGAGGTGTTGCTGTTTTGAACCGAATgataagcatcaacatactcccaataaGATGGATCACGCTTTGTCGATCTTTCGCTTCTTTTCATTACTTTTTTTGGGGCAGCTTTCGTCTTAACCTTTgttggaggaggacacatagagGTCTCATCGGGAAACGCGAattctcgaagtttactcttgaAAGTAACTTTCCCGCAAACATCAAGTTCCTCgaatcttttatatattctatccatctcttccttgatgctcACTTCGGCCTCACATAGCCCCTGGTCTGAAAAACTAAGTCTCCTCCAGTACATATGGACTACATCCAGTGGGATGCTGCCACTAGCATACCTTTGTAGCTcgcatgcacaaggaagacctaGCGTGGTTCTCAAGACACAACCACAACAAGACAAATTGTCTTTGAAATGACGTACGCGCTCAAACTCAAtcgaaatttcatttaaagcataccttgacaCCATTCCCaaaagcctcttgtataaggttttcttAAAAACATGGCCAACGACATGCGTACTTGTTTCGAATGATGCTTTAATTTCAGTGTGCTGCAGcgtcatcatgttgttcattgcatcccaaacactacagaGGTCTCCAACACTATTCTGTAATACCTTTTTCAGAGACCAATaagcagattcaaccctacatttaaaacacACAACAAACAACACAAATTAATAACAATCATTTATACTAAAACAATCATTTAAACAAActtgacaaaaataataaaacatgcaAATACCTAttagttgttgtgttgcctaggtgcatcaccttattcctCTAGGCCATGATAAACTTCTCCTTGTGTGGGACAATCCATGTCTCACATACGTAGTCAACGAACATTGGCCATGGGGAACACGCTACTTGAAACCTTTGAAGGTGCACAAGAACTCCTGTTCTGAAGGACACTCTACCAGGTTACCCCAGCTATCCATTACGTAGTCCCAGGCATTCTTCTGACCAATTAGCGATTTGCactttgccttcacattcttgtctatgtgaaacctgcacaacaaattcgTACACTCCGGAAACAcaactttcacagcattcatcagggctaggtctctgtctgtgacaataacaacaggaaggcgatcgtttcttaaaaaaaggcATCGAAACCGTTCCAATGCCCATACAAGATTGTTCATGCGCtcaccctccagatatgcaaacccagcaaAGAAAGTCATCCCGGTTGGTGCCACCCCCACAAAGTCAACCAATGGGAGCCTGcacctatttgttttgtaggtactgtctatcaaAAAAATAAGATGACATGTGTTACATAACTtaact of Glycine soja cultivar W05 chromosome 1, ASM419377v2, whole genome shotgun sequence contains these proteins:
- the LOC114374163 gene encoding uncharacterized protein LOC114374163 is translated as MDEDQWAYYCTMSEVDMDFQDEQDCGVNEGHVDCSDAFNTSQVFATREDVLQWARTVAHEKGFVAIRGKLVHGGEGWTVKLICRIHNHELVKTLVGHLYAGRLTNDEKNIIADMTKLNSTYKTNRCRLPLVDFVGVAPTGMTFFAGFAYLEGERMNNLVWALERFHIDKNVKAKCKSLIGQKNAWDYVMDSWGNLVECPSEQEFLCTFKGFKVESAYWSLKKVLQNSVGDLCSVWDAMNNMMTLQHTEIKASFETSTHVVGHVFKKTLYKRLLGMVSRYALNEISIEFERVRHFKDNLSCCGCVLRTTLGLPCACELQRYASGSIPLDVVHMYWRRLSFSDQGLCEAEVSIKEEMDRIYKRFEELDVCGKVTFKSKLREFAFPDETSMCPPPTKVKTKAAPKKVMKRSERSTKRDPSYWEYVDAYHSVQNSNTSVKPSASSFEPPKPARMIPMYGRRVLGRDA